In Trichoderma atroviride chromosome 2, complete sequence, one DNA window encodes the following:
- a CDS encoding uncharacterized protein (EggNog:ENOG41~CAZy:GH114) → MGLIGSSKGQQPWMRWKVLAIAGAFLFVPAVGLGVGLGVGLTQRGGHGDPSDSDSSSSSSSNDPNSLPSGSSRTSTWQPGVNATWQIVLQGAIKLDNKTAPDPDVGIFDLDLFTNDAATFKTLQNDGKKVICYFSAGSYENYRPDKDRFQPSDLGKTLDGWPDEKWLNLSSPNVRSIMSDRIKLASSKGCDAIDPDNVDGYQNDNGLNLTQQDSIDFLKFLQGVASSYNMSIGLKNAGDIIPKVISFINFSVNEQCAEYSECETFEPFIKAGKPVFHIEYPSGAPNIDASRATALCSDSGIGAGSVKFSTVLKKMDLDGFVQYCDGKQYTTPLL, encoded by the exons ATGGGACTCATCGGATCAAGCAAGGGCCAGCAGCCGTGGATGCGCTGGAAGGTCCTCGCCATTGCGGGCGCGTTTCTCTTCGTCCCTGCTGTTGGTCTCGGCGTCGGCCTGGGCGTCGGCTTGACGCAGCGAGGCGGTCACGGGGACCCTTCCGACAGCGACAGCTCGagctcatcctcttcaaaCGACCCCAACAGCCTCCCGAGCGGTTCCAGTCGCACGTCTACGTGGCAGCCCGGCGTCAATGCGACATGGCAGATTGTGCTCCAAGGCGCCATCAAGCTCGACAACAAGACGGCCCCAGATCCGGACGTCGGCATCTTCGACCTGGACCTCTTCACCAACGACGCGGCAACATTCAAGACGCTGCAGAACGACGGCAAGAAGGTCATCTGCTACTTCAGCGCGGGCTCTTATGAAAACTATCGGCCCGACAAAGACCGCTTCCAACCGTCGGACCTGGGCAAGACTCTCGACGGATGGCCCGATGAGAAATGGTTGAACCTGAGCAGCCCCAATGTTCGCAGCATCATGAGTGACCGCATCAAGCTTGCGTCGTCCAAGGGCTGTGATGCAATCGACCCCGACAACGTCGATGGTTAT CAAAACGACAATGGGCTCAATCTGACTCAACAGGATTCCATCGACTTTCTCAAGTTTCTCCAAGGCGTGGCTAGCTCGTACAACATGTCCATTGGCCTGAAGAACGCCGGCGACATCATCCCCAAGGTGATTAGCTTCATCAACTTCTCCGTCAACGAGCAGTGCGCCGAGTACTCCGAGTGCGAGACCTTTGAGCCCTTTATCAAGGCCGGCAAGCCCGTCTTCCACATTGAGTACCCCTCGGGCGCGCCCAACATTGACGCCTCGCGGGCTACTGCTCTCTGCTCGGATTCCGGCATCGGGGCCGGGTCTGTCAAGTTCAGCAcggtgctgaagaagatggaccTGGATGGGTTTGTGCAATACTGTGATGGGAAGCAGTACACCACCCCGCTGTTGTGA
- a CDS encoding uncharacterized protein (EggNog:ENOG41), with product MGREDQVEEREVLESIFPEEITDISETEFRINIILDVPGEEPADDTDNEPPSFLLAVRYPDEYPDVAPRLDIIAPPNAPAHLHFNVGDDRDALLANLADTIQENLGMAMIFTLYSTLKEAAEQLIQDRRDAEAKVAEEAALAAEREENKKFHGTAVTPETFLKWREGFLREMEEQRLREEQERLAELKKAKVKEPVKLTGRQLWERGLAGKVEEDDVAADEEEGLADGVEQLKVEAA from the exons ATGGGTCGCGAAGATCAGGTCGAGGAGCGCGAAGTGCTCGAGTCCATCTTTCCCGAAGAAATCACAG ACATCTCCGAGACCGAGTTCCGAATAAACATCATCCTCGACGTCCCCGGCGAAGAGCCCGCCGACGACACAGACAATGAACCGCccagcttcctcctcgccgtGCGCTACCCCGACGAATACCCCGACGTCGCGCCTCGCCTCGACATCATCGCTCCGCCCAACGCCCCCGCGCACCTGCACTTCAACGTCGGCGACGACCGTGACGCGCTGCTCGCCAACCTCGCCGACACCATCCAGGAGAACCtcggcatggccatgatctTCACGCTCTACTCCACCCTCAAGGAAGCCGCcgagcagctcatccagGACCGCCGCGACGCAGAGGCCAAGGTGGCCGAGGAggccgccctcgccgccgAGCGCGAGGAGAACAAAAAGTTCCACGGCACGGCCGTCACGCCCGAGACGTTCCTCAAGTGGCGCGAGGGGTTCTTgcgcgagatggaggagcagcgcctgcgcgaggagcaggagaggctggcggagctgaaaaaggccaaggtcaaggagccCGTCAAGTTGACGGGGCGGCAGCTTTGGGAGAGAGGCTTGGCGGGCAAggttgaggaggatgatgttgctgctgatgaggaggaggggttggcggatggtgttgagcagctcaaggtGGAGGCTGCTtga
- a CDS encoding uncharacterized protein (EggNog:ENOG41), with protein sequence MAPGRAGAKKDAPNLNKLLADAETQYEVGNLDEAIALASKALEQTGEGGDFELKALNLLGVLNVEDGEVEEAREYFLRAVKLDEEGVLEEKIGGGPEKFLFLAQLSDEGGQDSVQWFERGASALRKQIQTLNDITNRTREQQAALDEMQSKLGGVLCAVAEVYMTDLSWEADAEQRCEALITEAMLIAPNYAETWQTVANVRISQERVDEARTALKRSLELWQDLPPEHPSVPEFPTRVALARLLMETEMEEQALMVLERLVTDDDSSVEVWYLGGWCLYVAGEKLRDAKQPNGAEDDASEEWKATWGYSRKWLTQSLKLYEQEEYEDERLGEHASELLQSINKELGEPPEGEDEEEWSGISDDEEDGDEEMQG encoded by the coding sequence ATGGCACCAGGCCGTGCCGGCGCCAAGAAGGACGCCCCCAATCTAAACAAACTTCTTGCTGATGCAGAGACTCAGTATGAAGTGGGAAATCTCGACGAGGCCATTGCCCTCGCGTCAAAGGCCCTGGAACAGACGGGAGAAGGCGGCGACTTTGAACTCAAGGCCCTGAACTTGCTGGGCGTTTTGAACGTGGAGGACGGTGAGGTGGAAGAGGCTCGCGAATACTTCTTACGAGCCGTcaagctggacgaggagggAGTTCTGGAGGAAAAGATTGGTGGCGGCCCCGAGAAGTTTTTGTTCCTGGCTCAGCTGAGTGACGAGGGCGGACAGGACAGCGTCCAGTGGTTCGAGCGCGGCGCCTCTGCTCTGCGGAAACAGATTCAGACACTGAACGACATCACCAACCGGACACGTGAGCAGCAGGCTGCTCTCGACGAAATGCAGAGCAAGCTGGGCGGCGTCCTGTGCGCAGTCGCCGAGGTATACATGACGGACCTGTCGTGGGAAGCGGACGCCGAGCAGCGGTGCGAGGCGCTCATCACCGAAGCCATGCTCATTGCGCCCAACTACGCCGAGACCTGGCAGACCGTGGCCAACGTGCGCATCTCACAAGAACGAGTCGACGAGGCTCGCACAGCGCTGAAACGAAGCCTGGAGCTCTGGCAGGATCTGCCCCCCGAACACCCTTCGGTGCCAGAATTCCCCACCAGAGTCGCCCTGGCGCGACTACTcatggagacggagatggaggagcaggccCTCATGGTGCTGGAGCGACTGGTCACAGACGACGATTCCAGCGTCGAGGTGTGGTATCTGGGAGGATGGTGCCTGTACGTTgcgggcgagaagctgcgcgATGCGAAGCAGCCcaacggcgccgaggatgacgCCAGCGAGGAGTGGAAGGCGACGTGGGGTTACTCGAGGAAGTGGCTGACGCAGTCTCTGAAGCTGTATGAGCAGGAGGAGTATGAGGACGAGAGGCTTGGCGAGCATGCgtcggagctgctgcagagtaTTAATAAGGAGCTGGGCGAGCCTCCGGAAggggaggacgaggaggagtGGTCTGGGAttagcgatgatgaagaggatggtgatgaggagatgCAGGGTTAG
- a CDS encoding uncharacterized protein (BUSCO:EOG092D1SC1) has protein sequence MDDSKFLEASAKHPIVDNHVYKYGTAGFRMKADLLPGVSFRVGLIAGLRSRKLNGQAIGVMITASHNPAADNGVKIVDPMGEMLEQDWESHATLLVNAPTHEELLETYKNLASQLKIDLASPGRVVYGRDTRPSGHSLAAALAAALEATNTEYTDFKILTTPQLHYLTRCVNTEGTPKAYGEVSEAGYYNKLSEAFVRALRGRQIQGHLVVDCANGVGGPKLSELLKVIPKDKTGFNAKVANDDVLRPEVLNLDCGADFVKTKQRAPPNVKPAADTRYCSLDGDADRLIYYMADPEAGFFMLDGDRISSLNASFIGDLVRSAGLEDDIRIGVVQTAYANGASTTYIEKNLQLPVVFTPTGVKHLHHAACQFDIGVYFEANGHGTVVFSQEALRVFREKEPQSPAQKDALETLAAVGDLINQTVGDAISDMLMVEVILAHKGWSLQDWATTYTDLPNRLVRVEVANKDIFEATDAERRLSHPPGAQDEIDQCVRKYTTARSFARASGTENACRVYAEAATRHEADELANKVANIIKQFGS, from the exons ATGGATGACAGCAAGTTTCTCGAGGCCTCGGCCAAACACCCCATCGTCGACAACCACGTCTACAAATATGGCACTGCGGGCTTCCGCATGAAGGCCGACCTGCTGCCCGGCGTCTCGTTCCGCGTCGGCCTCATTGCCGGGCTGCGCAGCCGCAAGCTCAACGGCCAGGCAATTGGCGTCATGATCACCGCCAGCCACAACCCGGCCGCCGACAATGGCGTCAAGATTGTCGACCCCATGggcgagatgctggagcaggaCTGGGAGTCGCACGCCACGCTGCTGGTCAATGCGCCCACGCACGAGGAGCTGCTCGAGACGTACAAGAACCTGGCCTCGCAGCTCAAGATCGACCTGGCCTCGCCCGGCCGCGTCGTCTACGGCCGTGATACTCGCCCCTCTGGCCAcagcctcgccgccgccctggcCGCCGCCCTCGAGGCCACCAACACCGAGTACACCGACTTCAAGATCCTCACCACGCCCCAGCTGCACTACCTGACCCGCTGCGTCAACACCGAGGGCACCCCCAAGGCCTACGGCGAGGTCAGCGAGGCCGGCTACTACAACAAGTTGTCAGAGGCCTTTGTCCGCGCGCTGCGGGGCAGACAGATCCAGGGCCACCTGGTTGTCGACTGTGCCAACGGCGTGGGCGGCCCCAAGCTCTCCGAGCTCCTCAAGGTCATTCCCAAGGACAAGACTGGCTTCAACGCAAAGGTTGCCAACGACGATGTGCTGCGTCCCGAGGTCCTCAACCTTGAT TGTGGTGCCGACTTTGTCAAGACGAAGCAGCGAGCTCCCCCAAACGTCAAGCCTGCCGCCGACACCCGATACTGCTCCCTCGATGGCGACGCAGACCGTCTGATCTACTACATGGCCGACCCTGAGGCCGGCTTCTTTATGCTTGACGGAGACCGCATCTCGTCCCTCAACGCCTCCTTCATCGGCGACCTTGTCCGCTCTGCTGGCCTGGAGGATGATATCCGGATTGGAGTCGTCCAGACCGCCTACGCCAACGGCGCAAGCACTACATACATTGAAAAGAACCTGCAGCTCCCTGTTGTCTTCACCCCTACTGGTGTCAAGCACCTGCACCATGCCGCCTGCCAGTTCGACATTGGTGTCTATTTCGAGGCCAACGGCCATGGCACCGTTGTCTTCTCCCAGGAGGCTCTTCGTGTTTTCCGGGAGAAGGAGCCCCAGTCACCGGCTCAGAAGGATGCTCTTGAGACGCTGGCTGCTGTCGGCGATCTCATTAACCAGACCGTCGGCGATGCCATCTCAGACATGCTCATGGTGGAGGTCATTCTTGCCCACAAGGGATGGTCCCTTCAGGACTGGGCCACTACTTACACCGACCTGCCCAACCGCCTTGTCCGCGTCGAGGTCGCCAACAAGGACATCTTCGAGGCCACCGACGCTGAGCGACGCCTTAGCCACCCTCCTGGTGCCCAGGACGAGATTGACCAGTGCGTTAGGAAATACACTACGGCTCGCTCCTTTGCTCGTGCCAGCGGCACTGAAAACGCCTGCCGTGTGTATGCCGAGGCTGCTACTCGACACGAGGCTGATGAGCTGGCCAACAAGGTGGCCAACATCATCAAGCAGTTTGGCTCATAG
- a CDS encoding uncharacterized protein (EggNog:ENOG41), which yields MTSITALLQYLYAWYNWLFPSPAPAATKCPILELPDELVLCITDHLAAHDQFLLSQTCRTMQRLASRDWNEYVRSRSPPERNEFLIGVAFGAPYHWACENCGRLHVVDPHDLPSERRLRPCVRPTDYGARTWARYYLEHHHIQLALKLSGRESNRDHLERLLTTHHYATSSRMPMTYSASPRIVEGHFLLYEKIVVGDCDRRATYSSMQQSLVTICPHLAMVDSPLDYRRMMAWLHQTAEFHQAVAHAVINPGQEVHRHCRWCPTDYTAVYYQLSGQLIFSAWHDFGAYGSVSNRHWSSQARRQSGLGPQLPPRFNRMPGACRAAYTNKRLWRL from the coding sequence ATGACATCCATCACGGCTCTCTTACAGTATTTGTACGCCTGGTACAACTGGCTCTTCCCCAGCCCGGCCCCGGCAGCCACAAAATGTCCGATTCTCGAGCTGCCAGACGAGCTCGTCCTCTGCATTACGGACCACCTCGCCGCCCACGACCAGTTTCTCCTCTCGCAAACTTGCCGGACCATGCAAAGGCTGGCATCTCGCGACTGGAACGAGTACGTGCGTTCCCGGTCCCCTCCCGAGAGGAACGAATTCCTCATAGGCGTGGCCTTTGGCGCTCCATATCACTGGGCCTGTGAAAACTGCGGCCGGCTTCACGTCGTCGATCCGCACGATTTGCCTTCGGAGAGGAGGCTGCGTCCTTGCGTGCGGCCAACGGATTACGGGGCACGTACATGGGCCCGATATTATCTCGAGCATCATCACATCCAGCTTGCTCTGAAGCTTTCTGGCCGAGAATCCAATAGAGACCATCTCGAAAGACTACTGACTACTCATCATTATGCGACCAGCTCTAGGATGCCCATGACATATAGTGCGAGCCCCCGGATTGTCGAAGGGCACTTTCTCTTGTATGAGAAGATAGTGGTCGGAGACTGCGACAGGCGAGCCACATACTCGAGCATGCAGCAAAGCCTGGTCACCATCTGCCCACATCTGGCCATGGTAGACAGCCCGTTGGACTATCGCCGGATGATGGCGTGGCTTCACCAAACAGCAGAGTTCCACCAAGCCGTGGCCCACGCGGTCATCAATCCAGGGCAAGAGGTACATCGCCATTGCAGGTGGTGCCCGACCGATTACACAGCCGTTTATTACCAGCTCAGCGGGCAGCTCATCTTCAGTGCCTGGCATGACTTTGGTGCGTATGGCTCTGTTTCGAATCGACACTGGAGCTCTCAGGCGCGGCGCCAGAGCGGCCTTGGTCCCCAACTGCCTCCTCGGTTTAATCGAATGCCAGGGGCATGCCGTGCTGCATATACGAATAAACGTTTATGGAGGCTATGA
- a CDS encoding uncharacterized protein (EggNog:ENOG41~TransMembrane:4 (i109-131o143-170i204-225o580-602i)) encodes MDDQYSRQQWVLDMRNDLQTPPLPHDIRPERDTNRPEWDDTEYTPIQLQSDTNTLEQDGLGYVDHVTTQSDSDTLNAPDQDIYHASTTTPSIVKPKKPQSAWTRLSTTWWMEVLTIFISTGFMIGLLAILASFQNRLTTEWTFFISINAVVAIVITAARATLLATVSVCLSQEKWNHFNNRARRLQDLNIIDRASRGPLGSIQMLFSVSWGVATVSAVVMILSLLTDSFVQQVVSFQPGNIYAHQDGSATFGHAVSYSSGLNFNWGRSVHDGIISLNENDATNPDLESAFFRGIWQTSWPSGVNCTSNCTWDQSYYTIGFSNTCADVTKETLASLQCSDNRTITLPYDNPAPCNLTTPQGLHFPFVPNSGGSAMAITSIGWDLGTNSTENLDGRSLSKSAFWSWNRNDIDLISMSLHLKPMLQNSTVVECTSSIVVYKYSNISFISNNLNIGASEKTPLGKVSGTTTMLPPECVSNNCFWADTLLWWNNTSPEIPHISISGTDLSIVARLFRSQAFSGSVGLGSQSVGSTTAFGNGSLESVSGVLDNIAQSLTDMIREKGAVQVAQGLTSQAVVYMRVQWLWLILPIALQVFGVLALIGALVERRQTKDVPLWKGSALAVLYHSVDKDGVLGTRVKDLQELEDLGMTQVMLEKKSDGADP; translated from the exons atggacgaCCAATACTCACGGCAGCAATGGGTCTTGGATATGAGAAATGATTTACAAACACCTCCATTGCCTCATGATATTAGGCCCGAAAGGGACACCAACAGACCAGAATGGGATGACACTGAATACACCCCAATTCAGTTGCAGAGCGACACCAATACGCTGGAACAAGATGGTCTCGGTTATGTCGACCATGTCACTACTCAGTCCGACAGCGATACTCTTAACGCGCCGGATCAGGACATCTACCACGCCTCAACCACAACTCCGTCCATCGTCAAGCCAAAGAAACCACAATCTGCTTGGACCAGGCTGTCCACAACGTGGTGGATGGAAGTCCTCACCATATTCATCAGCACCGGCTTCATGATTGGTCTGCTTGCCATCCTCGCCAGCTTCCAGAACCGGCTTACAACGGAGTGGACgttcttcatcagcatcaacgccgttgttgccattgtcatcaCTGCAGCGCGGGCAACTCTCCTCGCCACCGTGTCGGTATGCCTCAGCCAGGAGAAGTGGAATCATTTCAACAACAGAGCTCGTCGCCTCCAGGACCTGAATATCATCGATAGAGCCAGCCGTGGACCGTTGGGCTCCATACAAATGCTCTTCAGTGTCTCGTGGGGAGTGGCAACAGTGAGCGCGGTAGTCATGATTTTGTCTCTCCTCACCGATTCGTTCGTGCAGCAGGTAGTCTCTTTCCAGCCTGGGAATATATATGCCCATCAAGATGGGTCAGCAACTTTCGGTCACGCAGTCAGCTATAGCAGTGGCCTAAACTTCAACTGGGGACGCTCTGTGCACGACGGTATTATTTCCTTGAATGAAAATGATG CCACCAACCCTGACCTGGAATCTGCCTTCTTCCGGGGCATTTGGCAGACCAGTTGGCCGTCTGGGGTGAACTGCACTTCCAACTGCACCTGGGACCAGTCCTACTACACGATAGGCTTCAGCAACACCTGTGCCGATGTCACAAAGGAGACTTTGGCGAGTCTCCAGTGCTCCGACAACCGCACCATCACCCTGCCTTATGATAATCCTGCTCCTTGCAATCTGACTACACCGCAAGGCTTACACTTTCCGTTTGTGCCCAACTCTGGGGGCTCTGCCATGGCTATAACCTCCATCGGCTGGGATCTTGGGACAAATTCAACCGAGAATTTGGATGGCAGAAGCCTTTCCAAAAGTGCCTTTTGGTCTTGGAACCGAAACGACATTGACCTGATCAGTATGAGTCTTCATCTAAAGCCGATGCTGCAGAATTCGACAGTCGTGGAGTGCACATCCAGCATTGTAGTATACAAATACTCCAACATCTCATTCATCTCAAACAACCTCAACATTGGCGCATCCGAGAAGACGCCCCTTGGAAAGGTATCTGGTACAACAACGATGCTCCCGCCGGAATGTGTTTCCAACAATTGCTTCTGGGCAGATACGCTGCTTTGGTGGAACAATACCAGCCCGGAAATCCCACATATTTCCATCTCCGGGACGGACCTATCCATCGTGGCTCGCCTCTTTAGATCGCAGGCCTTCTCCGGTAGCGTCGGCCTGGGTAGCCAGTCCGTAGGTAGCACGACGGCCTTTGGCAACGGAAGTCTGGAATCCGTATCCGGCGTGCTCGACAACATTGCACAGAGCTTGACGGACATGATACGGGAAAAGGGCGCTGTACAGGTCGCGCAAGGCCTAACGAGCCAGGCCGTCGTGTACATGCGCGTGCAGTGGCTGTGGCTCATCCTGCCGATAGCATTGCAGGTGTTTGGCGTGCTGGCGCTGATTGGGGCGCTGGTTGAGAGAAGGCAGACCAAAGACGTGCCGCTGTGGAAGGGCTCGGCTCTGGCGGTGCTGTATCACTCCGTTGATAAAGATGGAGTTTTGGGAACTCGGGTGAAGGACTTGCAAGAACTGGAGGATCTGGGAATGACGCAGGTtatgctggagaagaagagtgatGGTGCCGATCCGTAG